One Alteromonas sp. KC3 DNA segment encodes these proteins:
- a CDS encoding TetR/AcrR family transcriptional regulator — protein sequence MTSNTRTRSDLKREAIIQAATQAFQEYGVNGTSMDKLAELANVSKRTVYNHFSTKDELVMYLVTQQWQSAILNVTTRYDSAIALDEQLRDLILQDIEFMASETHLELARVAIGHFFYEPEKLKDEVAQLKAQETAMHRWLKDAKADGKMRFDELDRVVEEIDSLVKGQCFWPQLFKIEDALSDKDKQRVADNTAALILCRYAIS from the coding sequence ATGACGAGCAATACGCGAACGCGCAGTGACTTGAAACGAGAAGCTATTATTCAGGCTGCTACGCAGGCTTTTCAGGAATATGGCGTGAATGGCACGAGTATGGATAAACTGGCAGAACTGGCCAATGTATCAAAGCGTACTGTGTATAATCACTTTTCGACAAAAGATGAGTTGGTCATGTACTTGGTCACACAGCAGTGGCAAAGTGCTATTTTAAACGTCACCACGCGGTATGACAGTGCAATAGCACTAGATGAACAATTACGTGATCTTATCTTGCAAGACATTGAGTTTATGGCCAGCGAAACCCATCTTGAACTTGCGCGCGTAGCTATAGGCCACTTCTTTTACGAGCCAGAAAAGCTTAAAGATGAAGTTGCTCAACTCAAGGCACAAGAAACCGCAATGCATCGTTGGTTAAAAGATGCCAAAGCAGACGGCAAAATGCGTTTCGACGAATTAGACAGGGTAGTTGAAGAGATTGACAGCTTAGTAAAGGGCCAGTGTTTTTGGCCGCAGTTGTTTAAAATTGAAGATGCCCTAAGCGACAAGGACAAACAGCGTGTCGCAGACAATACCGCAGCACTCATCCTGTGCCGCTATGCAATTTCCTAA
- a CDS encoding TonB-dependent receptor gives MKFKLTSIATAVLLSPVALAVDVEDIERVTINGQYLSVNQSNSIKSPTPIIDVPQSLSIMTAEEITARGITSIGQIIDYTPGVNTSQGEGHRDSVVFRGVRSTADFYLDGNRDDVQYYRALYNVEQVEILRGPNALLFGRGGTGGILNRVSKKAKTGEQFVNYNVSANTFGAYNLQLDTNIDTGDGSAVRINAMYESLENHRDFYDGDRYGFNPTARLELSDNTIVDLSYEYIDHERFIDRGIPTGANGEPVEAFEDIVFGDPENNYQTLDADVFRANLQHRFSDNLKGNFNAFYGDYDKVYANFYAADFDAQTNIATLDGYIDTTQRENLILSANLVGEFETGSFEHTVIFGGEVINTKSNQDRFNPVFDSTGNDKERFAVERPLSFRGLTGTNADGETVTTSFSALNDDTHVDLDVYSFYVQDEIALSDNFDVVIGARFDSFDIEVFDARPAVLETRNRKDEEVSPRAGLVYKPQENISIYASYSESFLPRSGEQYANINGDANQLDPDTFTNQEIGVKWDFAQGLSFTAAIFENEQKSLDNDPNDPEGFVEVDSDVSGFELQFQGNLTDKWYITANYSNLDGENADGVELRELPENTLSVWTTYQVNDLFGFGLGATYQDESYILTAENSPVLPSYTRVDASAYYDLSDKMRLQLNIENLTDTLYFPNAHSRHQATVGAPINARLSLVGSF, from the coding sequence TTGAAATTTAAACTTACGAGTATCGCTACGGCAGTATTGTTAAGCCCAGTTGCGCTGGCAGTTGATGTAGAAGATATCGAAAGAGTAACGATTAATGGTCAGTACCTTTCTGTAAACCAATCAAACTCAATCAAGAGCCCCACGCCAATTATTGATGTACCACAAAGTTTATCAATTATGACGGCTGAAGAGATTACAGCTCGTGGTATTACCAGCATTGGTCAGATCATTGATTACACACCAGGTGTAAACACGTCACAGGGTGAAGGTCACCGTGACTCTGTTGTGTTTCGTGGTGTGCGTTCAACAGCAGATTTCTATCTAGATGGTAACCGAGACGACGTTCAATACTACCGTGCACTCTACAATGTAGAGCAGGTGGAAATTTTGCGTGGTCCAAACGCGTTGCTTTTCGGCCGTGGTGGTACAGGGGGTATTTTAAACCGCGTATCTAAGAAAGCGAAAACCGGCGAGCAGTTTGTAAATTACAATGTATCTGCCAATACCTTTGGCGCTTACAACCTGCAATTAGACACCAATATTGATACGGGTGATGGATCAGCAGTTCGTATTAACGCTATGTACGAAAGTTTAGAAAATCACCGTGATTTTTACGATGGCGACCGTTATGGCTTCAACCCTACAGCACGCTTAGAACTTAGCGATAATACTATTGTTGATTTGTCTTACGAGTATATTGATCACGAGCGTTTTATTGACCGTGGTATTCCAACAGGTGCCAATGGCGAGCCAGTTGAAGCGTTTGAGGATATTGTGTTTGGCGATCCGGAAAATAACTACCAAACACTTGATGCTGACGTATTTCGCGCGAACCTTCAGCACAGATTTTCAGACAACTTGAAAGGTAACTTCAACGCATTTTACGGCGATTACGACAAAGTTTACGCAAACTTTTACGCTGCTGATTTCGATGCTCAAACCAATATTGCTACGCTAGATGGTTACATTGATACTACACAGCGTGAAAACCTGATTTTATCGGCTAACTTGGTAGGTGAGTTTGAAACGGGTAGTTTTGAGCATACCGTTATCTTTGGTGGTGAAGTTATCAACACTAAGTCTAACCAAGATCGTTTCAATCCAGTATTTGATTCAACTGGCAACGATAAAGAGCGTTTTGCGGTAGAGCGCCCATTAAGCTTTAGAGGCCTTACAGGGACTAATGCGGACGGTGAGACAGTAACAACCTCATTCTCAGCGCTTAACGATGATACCCATGTAGACTTGGACGTTTACTCTTTCTACGTACAAGACGAAATTGCTTTGTCAGATAACTTTGATGTAGTTATCGGCGCGCGTTTCGATAGCTTCGATATTGAAGTGTTCGATGCACGTCCGGCGGTGTTAGAAACACGTAATCGCAAAGACGAAGAAGTATCACCACGTGCTGGTCTTGTCTACAAACCACAAGAGAATATCTCAATTTATGCAAGCTACAGCGAGTCGTTCTTACCGCGAAGTGGTGAGCAATACGCCAATATCAATGGCGATGCTAACCAACTAGACCCAGATACGTTCACTAACCAAGAAATTGGTGTGAAATGGGATTTTGCGCAAGGCTTAAGCTTCACTGCAGCAATTTTTGAAAATGAGCAAAAATCACTAGATAACGATCCAAACGATCCAGAAGGTTTTGTAGAAGTAGACTCTGACGTATCGGGTTTTGAACTTCAATTCCAAGGCAACCTGACTGACAAATGGTACATTACTGCTAATTACAGCAACCTAGACGGCGAAAATGCTGATGGTGTTGAACTGCGTGAATTACCAGAAAATACATTGTCGGTATGGACAACGTATCAGGTTAATGATCTATTCGGTTTTGGTTTAGGTGCAACGTATCAAGACGAAAGCTATATTCTAACGGCAGAAAACTCGCCAGTATTGCCTAGCTACACCCGTGTAGACGCATCGGCATACTATGACTTAAGCGACAAAATGCGTTTGCAGCTTAACATTGAAAACCTAACTGATACGCTGTACTTCCCGAACGCACACTCTCGACATCAAGCTACAGTAGGTGCGCCTATTAATGCACGACTGTCGCTGGTAGGTTCGTTTTAA
- a CDS encoding efflux RND transporter permease subunit translates to MDIARYSIDKPVNVWLMVVILLLGGMLAMTKIGRLEDPAFTIKQVKVYTSYPGASAEKVEREVTERLEIAIQQMPQLKEVTSVSSPGRSEITVEVKSTYDSHLLPQIWDELRKRLRDTTPSLPAGAQEPVVFDDFGDVYGLYYALSAPDFDTRELREFARIIRRDLLTTEGVAKVNVTGVQKEQIVAYINPYQLAGLGISFPDLASLFQDNLRPFNGGRVKVDEKNVRIVVERAPDRLEEISNLSLVVPGTNRSIRVADVATLKLEPADIQPILVRYNGEEALTLSVSALTDVNIVDVGNRVNAKVDALLKQLPIGITLTPIYDQAAVVDESVDGFINNLVMSVAVVTLTLCLFMGWRSGIVVGSVLLVTVLGTILIMWLMDIQLQRISLGAMVIAMGMLVDNAIVVAEGMMLRMATGATAKEAASFIVKRTQWPLLGATVIGIAAFSGIGLSNDATGEFLYSLFAVVLVSLMISWVLAVTLVPVLGAQFYKKGMSQASDSSPSLMQRWFKNALVGALKLRWVTIGMLVLITVVAYGSFGMVKQGFFPPSNAPLFFVHYWGPQDRDIRATEAIAKEAEQRILELDNVTAVTTFIGQGADRFTLTYAPKSANENYAFFMVRANALENIPAIQQALSGRLNSLDLDANFYMERMQFGPGAGAKLEARFSGPDTEVLRTLAEQAKTLLFEDGQVIDIRHNWREKGFAINTQYDNYNAGIAGVSHSDFSQTVQYASSGVRLGTVQDGDYAYSIIAKMGNSDDSELQSIRESQVWSTQQRQYIPFTQVSQGLELMTEEMRIHRKDRVRTITVEAEPGENETAAKALARIRPVIEGITLPPGYSLEWGGEFESSSEAQQALGAGLPAGFLVMFIISVLLFGHARQPLIIWLVVPMAIVGVVTGLLSTDMPFGFMSLLGFLSLFGMLIKNAIVLIEEIDLQIEEGLVIHKAIVEATLSRVRPVALAAVTTILGMAPLLFDAFFADMAVTIMGGLAFATVLTLIAVPVLYSLMFKASYRNY, encoded by the coding sequence ATGGATATTGCACGTTATTCCATAGATAAACCCGTCAACGTATGGCTAATGGTCGTTATACTGCTGCTTGGTGGCATGCTGGCAATGACTAAAATTGGCCGACTTGAAGACCCAGCCTTTACTATTAAGCAGGTAAAAGTGTACACATCCTACCCTGGTGCAAGTGCTGAAAAAGTTGAGCGGGAAGTCACTGAGCGATTGGAAATTGCTATTCAACAAATGCCACAATTAAAAGAAGTCACTTCTGTTTCTTCGCCGGGTCGTTCTGAAATTACCGTCGAGGTCAAAAGTACCTACGATAGCCATTTACTGCCTCAAATTTGGGACGAGTTAAGAAAGCGCCTTCGCGATACTACACCGTCGTTACCAGCAGGTGCACAAGAGCCTGTGGTATTTGACGATTTTGGCGATGTCTATGGCTTGTATTATGCGCTGAGCGCTCCTGATTTCGACACGAGAGAACTTCGCGAATTTGCCCGCATTATTCGCCGTGATCTACTGACTACGGAAGGTGTCGCTAAAGTCAATGTTACCGGTGTTCAAAAAGAACAAATTGTTGCCTACATTAATCCCTATCAACTTGCTGGCTTGGGAATTTCATTTCCCGACCTCGCCTCACTGTTTCAAGACAATCTTCGTCCGTTTAATGGTGGTCGGGTAAAAGTTGATGAAAAAAATGTGCGTATTGTCGTTGAACGCGCGCCTGACAGACTAGAAGAAATATCAAATCTGTCATTGGTGGTTCCAGGTACCAACCGTTCCATTCGCGTTGCGGATGTTGCGACATTAAAACTTGAACCCGCGGATATTCAACCTATTTTAGTCCGCTACAATGGTGAGGAAGCATTAACGCTAAGTGTTTCTGCCCTAACCGATGTGAACATTGTAGATGTTGGTAACCGTGTTAATGCCAAAGTCGATGCGCTATTAAAACAACTCCCTATTGGGATAACTCTGACACCTATTTACGATCAAGCCGCAGTGGTTGATGAGTCGGTTGATGGCTTTATCAATAACCTCGTTATGTCGGTAGCAGTCGTAACTCTCACTCTGTGTTTATTCATGGGGTGGCGCTCAGGTATTGTCGTTGGCAGTGTATTGCTTGTGACGGTATTAGGCACCATTTTAATAATGTGGCTAATGGATATTCAACTACAGCGCATTTCATTAGGTGCCATGGTCATTGCCATGGGAATGTTGGTTGACAACGCTATTGTTGTTGCCGAAGGTATGATGCTAAGAATGGCGACAGGCGCTACGGCCAAAGAAGCAGCCAGCTTTATTGTAAAGCGCACGCAGTGGCCGCTACTTGGCGCCACGGTAATCGGTATTGCTGCCTTCTCGGGCATTGGTTTGTCTAACGATGCAACTGGCGAATTTCTTTACTCATTATTCGCCGTGGTGTTGGTGTCACTGATGATTAGCTGGGTATTGGCCGTGACATTGGTTCCCGTGTTAGGTGCGCAATTCTATAAAAAAGGCATGAGCCAAGCCTCTGATTCTTCACCTTCATTGATGCAACGCTGGTTTAAAAATGCGCTCGTTGGTGCATTGAAGCTTCGCTGGGTAACTATTGGTATGTTGGTGCTTATTACTGTAGTGGCTTATGGCAGCTTTGGCATGGTGAAGCAAGGGTTCTTCCCTCCTTCAAACGCGCCGTTGTTTTTTGTGCATTATTGGGGGCCGCAAGACCGGGATATTCGCGCAACGGAAGCTATCGCCAAAGAAGCGGAACAGCGTATTCTCGAGTTAGACAATGTAACAGCTGTGACAACGTTCATCGGTCAGGGAGCAGACCGTTTTACCCTGACCTACGCGCCGAAAAGTGCGAATGAAAACTATGCGTTTTTTATGGTACGAGCTAACGCGCTTGAAAACATTCCAGCAATACAACAAGCGTTGTCTGGCAGACTCAATAGTCTAGATCTAGACGCTAATTTTTACATGGAGCGTATGCAGTTTGGTCCAGGTGCAGGCGCGAAGTTAGAAGCGCGTTTTTCTGGCCCAGATACCGAGGTACTACGCACCCTCGCCGAACAAGCAAAAACGCTACTGTTTGAGGACGGACAAGTCATTGATATACGTCACAACTGGCGTGAAAAAGGCTTTGCTATTAATACGCAGTACGATAACTACAATGCAGGTATTGCAGGGGTTTCGCATTCTGACTTTAGCCAAACCGTACAATACGCAAGTAGTGGCGTACGTTTAGGCACGGTTCAGGACGGCGATTATGCGTATAGCATTATTGCAAAAATGGGTAATAGCGATGATAGCGAGCTTCAGTCTATTCGCGAATCGCAGGTCTGGTCTACACAACAGCGACAATACATCCCATTTACGCAGGTATCACAAGGCCTGGAGCTCATGACTGAAGAAATGCGCATTCACAGAAAAGATCGCGTGCGCACCATAACCGTTGAAGCTGAACCGGGCGAAAATGAAACGGCTGCAAAAGCCCTTGCGCGTATTCGACCTGTTATCGAAGGTATTACCTTACCGCCGGGCTATTCACTTGAATGGGGTGGTGAATTTGAAAGCTCTAGCGAAGCGCAACAGGCGCTAGGAGCAGGCCTGCCAGCAGGCTTCCTAGTAATGTTCATTATCTCTGTTTTGCTTTTTGGTCATGCACGTCAGCCCCTTATCATCTGGCTTGTGGTACCCATGGCAATTGTGGGTGTGGTGACTGGATTATTGTCAACCGACATGCCGTTTGGTTTTATGTCTTTACTGGGTTTCTTGAGCCTGTTTGGCATGCTCATTAAAAACGCCATCGTACTTATCGAAGAAATCGACCTTCAAATTGAAGAAGGGCTGGTTATTCACAAGGCCATTGTTGAAGCAACGTTAAGTCGTGTTCGTCCTGTGGCGTTAGCGGCTGTTACTACCATACTTGGCATGGCGCCGCTGCTGTTTGATGCGTTCTTTGCCGACATGGCGGTGACCATTATGGGCGGACTTGCCTTTGCGACAGTGCTAACCCTAATTGCAGTACCGGTCCTCTATAGCTTGATGTTTAAAGCCAGTTATCGCAACTATTAA
- a CDS encoding GNAT family N-acetyltransferase, translating into MTDTLTIRKATSDDITQIRQFILELAIYEKAEHEVEATEADLHNTLFGEGATAHCVICENSGQAIGFAVYFFNYSTWQGRNGLYLEDLYVSPSSRGQGAGKALLQHLAKIAVDNNCGRFEWSVLDWNKPAIDFYNSLGAKPKSEWLGYRMDGQTLIDFANNG; encoded by the coding sequence ATGACTGACACGTTAACGATTAGAAAAGCCACCAGCGACGATATAACGCAAATTCGCCAGTTCATTTTAGAGTTAGCTATTTATGAAAAAGCAGAGCATGAGGTTGAAGCGACAGAAGCTGATTTGCACAACACGCTATTTGGCGAAGGCGCAACAGCGCATTGTGTTATTTGCGAAAATAGCGGCCAGGCAATTGGATTTGCGGTTTACTTTTTCAATTATTCTACGTGGCAAGGTAGAAATGGCCTGTACTTAGAAGACTTGTATGTATCACCCTCTTCACGAGGTCAAGGTGCTGGTAAGGCACTGCTACAACACCTTGCTAAAATTGCAGTAGATAACAACTGCGGACGCTTTGAATGGAGCGTATTAGATTGGAACAAGCCAGCAATAGATTTTTACAACTCGCTTGGCGCTAAACCCAAAAGCGAATGGCTGGGTTATAGAATGGACGGACAGACGTTGATTGATTTTGCCAACAACGGGTAA
- a CDS encoding CBS domain-containing protein: MGVANIMSKRVVSVHMDDSLQSLRELFAATGFHHLVVVHDNELKGIISDRDLMKAVSPFVDTISERMLDRATLDKKAHQIMTREVITLEPHDTIVTAIELFNSNKISCIPIVDDKNRPVGMVSWRDVMQFMQQRVQSKR, encoded by the coding sequence ATGGGTGTTGCTAACATCATGTCTAAACGCGTAGTCAGTGTTCATATGGATGACAGCTTGCAGTCGCTCAGAGAACTATTTGCCGCGACTGGGTTTCATCATCTCGTCGTAGTGCATGATAACGAGCTCAAAGGTATTATTTCAGATCGTGATTTGATGAAAGCAGTCAGTCCTTTTGTAGATACCATTAGTGAGCGAATGTTGGACCGGGCGACGTTGGACAAGAAAGCGCATCAAATAATGACACGAGAGGTCATTACACTTGAGCCTCACGATACTATTGTGACTGCAATCGAGCTGTTTAATAGTAACAAAATTTCATGTATCCCAATTGTAGACGATAAAAATCGACCTGTAGGCATGGTGTCTTGGCGTGATGTAATGCAGTTTATGCAGCAGCGAGTGCAGTCGAAACGGTAG
- a CDS encoding SDR family NAD(P)-dependent oxidoreductase, with product MKTVLITGATDGIGFETAKMFLQRGLEVIIHGRSKVKLASVKKSLLSTYPKANVDTLCADLSSFDEVRALVDTVNNRYERIDVVINNAGVFNIANSLTQSGLDVRFMVNTIAPYMLTLGVLKRIPPSGRVVNVSSAAQAAVNFDALRGEVLLSDAQAYAQSKLAITMWTMSLGERHAQSGPRFVSVNPKSLLGSKMVKEAYGIAGGDLKLGASIFVDAALSSQFENVCGEYFDNDHGVFATPHQFAMSADNRQQLINTIEAIIAKN from the coding sequence ATGAAAACCGTTTTAATTACTGGCGCAACAGATGGAATTGGCTTTGAAACCGCGAAAATGTTCTTACAGCGGGGCCTTGAGGTTATTATACATGGGCGCAGCAAAGTAAAGTTAGCAAGTGTAAAAAAGTCACTATTAAGTACTTATCCAAAAGCAAACGTCGATACGCTTTGCGCAGACTTGTCGAGTTTCGATGAGGTAAGGGCACTTGTTGATACAGTGAATAACCGTTACGAGCGTATCGATGTAGTAATAAATAACGCGGGTGTATTTAATATTGCAAACTCGCTAACGCAATCAGGGTTAGACGTGCGTTTCATGGTAAATACTATCGCCCCTTATATGCTCACTCTAGGTGTATTGAAGCGTATTCCCCCGTCTGGCCGTGTGGTAAATGTATCTTCTGCTGCTCAAGCGGCCGTGAATTTTGACGCGCTACGAGGAGAGGTACTTTTATCCGATGCGCAGGCTTATGCACAAAGTAAATTGGCTATTACCATGTGGACAATGTCTCTTGGTGAACGCCACGCACAGAGTGGGCCGCGTTTTGTCTCGGTTAACCCCAAGTCGCTTCTTGGCAGTAAAATGGTGAAAGAAGCATACGGAATAGCCGGCGGCGATTTAAAACTGGGGGCAAGCATATTCGTTGACGCAGCTCTCTCTTCACAATTTGAGAATGTCTGTGGAGAGTATTTCGATAACGATCATGGCGTTTTTGCAACACCACATCAATTTGCGATGAGCGCAGATAACCGCCAGCAGCTTATTAATACCATTGAAGCGATAATCGCGAAAAACTAG
- a CDS encoding LysR family transcriptional regulator has translation MNIEHLKLFVRIASTSNISLAGRELNISPAVASAHIGKLEDTLGVRLVHRTTRKVSLTDEGQLFLPHAQEVLDSIETAQAAVGTGARTPQGTLRVTAPASFGRMHLVPAIHEFLAKYPKLNIDFRFSDSILDVVDGGFDVAIRDAELKDSNLHAKKLTDDKRIIVASPEYLKKHGEPKTPNDLKEHMAVNLPALDVWEFKTGNSVTSIKTKSRVRMDNGEAVRDACVAGCGLTLTATWCSYENIARGELVQVLKDYPVATDCALWAVYPSNRLLAPKVRAFIDFLAERFSGTPYWDKKLIGMIQ, from the coding sequence ATGAATATTGAGCACCTAAAGCTCTTTGTGCGCATTGCGAGCACTTCAAATATTAGTCTTGCAGGGCGAGAGCTTAACATATCTCCTGCGGTGGCTAGCGCACACATTGGTAAGCTTGAAGATACATTGGGTGTAAGGCTTGTGCATCGTACAACACGCAAAGTGTCGTTAACCGATGAAGGGCAGTTATTTTTACCCCATGCTCAAGAAGTGCTAGACAGCATAGAAACGGCCCAAGCAGCCGTTGGTACTGGCGCGCGAACGCCTCAGGGTACACTAAGAGTCACCGCTCCAGCGTCGTTTGGGCGCATGCACCTTGTACCAGCCATACATGAGTTTTTGGCTAAGTACCCAAAACTGAATATCGATTTTCGTTTTAGTGACAGCATTTTAGACGTTGTAGATGGTGGTTTTGACGTGGCCATTCGAGATGCAGAACTTAAAGACTCTAACCTGCATGCGAAAAAACTGACTGACGATAAGCGCATTATTGTTGCCTCGCCAGAGTACCTAAAGAAACACGGAGAACCTAAAACGCCAAATGACCTGAAAGAGCATATGGCGGTCAACTTGCCAGCGCTTGACGTTTGGGAATTCAAAACAGGTAACAGCGTTACCTCTATAAAGACTAAAAGCCGGGTCCGCATGGACAACGGTGAAGCCGTGCGAGATGCCTGCGTGGCAGGCTGCGGTCTTACACTTACTGCGACATGGTGTAGCTATGAAAATATAGCTCGTGGTGAACTGGTGCAGGTATTAAAAGACTATCCCGTCGCAACAGACTGTGCCCTTTGGGCCGTGTATCCCAGTAATAGGCTGCTCGCCCCAAAGGTGCGCGCATTCATTGATTTTCTTGCAGAGCGTTTTAGCGGCACACCTTATTGGGATAAAAAGCTTATCGGTATGATTCAATAA
- a CDS encoding efflux RND transporter periplasmic adaptor subunit: MKRFPLVLMLSVFSAITLTACMSEKTVEQTENTPRYVKLAAIETIPNFDEFTFPAVVSAVKTVDLSFEVSGRLTQTDLVTGSDITKGTLLASIDRKPFERRVEQSKTRLEQAKRELDRIEKMFAQKLVAQSALDSAMTSYELAVIDLKNAEQDLSYTELYAPFDAKVSQRLVENNSFVKSGTAIARLQDVSKIYFNINVPERLLTANIGRGIKEASATLATNRRQWYPVQYVEHSTQPDPVSQTYEVVFAMAPRDELPLTPGARAVVKVSLQGTLYPDGVVVPVKALVGDENNGFAVWLYDDKTQQVSKQSISVKHIENNLAIIEGNVQLGQQVVAAGAAQMRNGMKVLPYKGEK; the protein is encoded by the coding sequence ATGAAACGATTTCCTCTTGTGCTCATGTTGAGCGTCTTCAGTGCAATTACGCTTACTGCTTGTATGTCTGAAAAAACCGTTGAACAGACGGAAAATACACCTCGATACGTCAAGTTAGCCGCAATAGAAACCATCCCTAACTTTGATGAGTTTACCTTTCCCGCTGTGGTATCTGCGGTAAAAACCGTTGACCTTAGTTTTGAAGTGTCGGGCCGCTTAACACAAACTGACTTGGTGACAGGCAGTGATATCACCAAAGGCACGCTACTAGCCTCAATTGATAGAAAACCTTTTGAGAGACGAGTGGAACAGTCAAAAACGCGCTTAGAGCAAGCTAAAAGAGAACTTGATCGCATTGAAAAAATGTTTGCCCAAAAGCTGGTGGCACAAAGTGCGCTTGATTCAGCCATGACATCATACGAGTTAGCGGTAATCGATTTAAAAAACGCTGAACAAGATCTTAGCTACACAGAGTTATACGCTCCCTTTGACGCCAAGGTATCTCAGCGACTGGTAGAAAATAACAGTTTTGTAAAATCAGGTACCGCAATTGCGCGCTTGCAAGATGTATCAAAAATTTATTTCAATATTAATGTGCCCGAGCGTTTGCTTACTGCCAATATTGGCAGAGGCATAAAAGAAGCCAGTGCCACACTCGCCACTAATAGACGTCAGTGGTACCCCGTTCAATACGTTGAGCACTCAACGCAACCTGACCCTGTATCGCAAACTTATGAAGTCGTGTTTGCGATGGCACCAAGAGATGAATTACCGCTAACCCCAGGTGCGCGCGCCGTGGTTAAAGTGAGCTTGCAAGGGACGCTGTATCCAGATGGCGTAGTTGTACCTGTAAAAGCGCTAGTTGGCGATGAGAACAACGGTTTCGCGGTTTGGCTTTACGACGACAAAACCCAACAGGTTTCAAAGCAATCAATTAGTGTGAAACATATCGAAAACAATCTTGCCATTATTGAAGGCAATGTGCAGTTGGGTCAGCAAGTAGTGGCTGCAGGCGCTGCGCAAATGCGAAACGGTATGAAAGTGCTTCCTTACAAGGGAGAGAAGTAG